The following proteins come from a genomic window of Xiphophorus couchianus chromosome 19, X_couchianus-1.0, whole genome shotgun sequence:
- the letm1 gene encoding mitochondrial proton/calcium exchanger protein isoform X2, with product MALILFTRSRTPLMKTSRSLKNEFRKGKLQDGSCFNCTTLRLTSQKLDVLQLGSLARVFSVSPSPPLSEEYMATCQNLDPQRPYCAFAVASSSPAWRTTGRYFPGVRWIHTSRRRWDDSKLEKSLKSLKDRKMKLEEGGPVYSPTLDAEPVRRTIRQWVIDEIKHYYHGFRLLWIDTTIAGRMFWKILNGNPLSRRERRQFLRTCADVFRLLPFLVFIIVPFMEFLLPVALKLFPNMLPSTFETQSKKEERLKKELRVKLEMAKFLQDTIEEIALRNKAAQGNVTEEFSTFFQKIRDSGERPSNEQIIKFSKLFEDELTLDNLTRPQLVALCRLLELQSIGTNNFLRFQLIMKLRAIHADDKLIAEEGIESMSVTEVQSACRVRGMRSLGVTEERLREQLSQWLDLHLNQQIPTSLLLLSRAMFLPDTLSPADQLKTTLQTLPEMVTKEAQVKVAEIELSKVDNKTKLETMLQEEAAIRQDTKDREMERLADAAEKAAREDELELEVDGAKHSDAESALLQATRAAQSETLRDTAPVIEGSKDEEITKEEIHLLSDACSKLKEQKKLLTLEKEELEELKDDVQEYNEDLEEIKKEFSKTGQEKALKESKASKRLSKRVTRMIGRIDKIIGELEKDKVMLDGQAESGTTLPVGLFFTKYSDAVSLFYTFRENLIGIDELINVMRQIQNIPEDKLQRIAKALDDNKDGKIDIDDAIKMVELIDKEDIDISTSQLADIMVMLQKEEKLMEKEKAKDKAEKEQAAKLNS from the exons ATGGCGTTAATCCTGTTTACGAGGTCCCGGACACCTTTAATGAAAACGTCCCGGTCGTTAAAGAACGAATTCCGGAAAG GTAAACTACAGGATGGTTCCTGTTTCAACTGCACGACTCTCAGACTCACCAGTCAAAA GCTTGACGTGCTCCAGCTCGGCAGCTTGGCCCGTGTCTTCTCCGTCAGCCCGTCCCCCCCCCTGTCCGAGGAATACATGGCAACCTGTCAGAATCTGGACCCACAGCGACCTTACTGTGCATTTGCCGTGGCTTCCTCCAGTCCGGCCTGGCGTACGACAGGCCGGTACTTCCCGGGCGTCAGGTGGATACACACCTCAAGGAGACGATGGGATGACTCAAAGCTGGAGAAATCCCTAAAATCCTTAAAAGACAGGAAAATGAAGCTGGAGGAAGGCGGGCCAGTGTACAGCCCCACGCTGGACGCTGAACCCGTCAGACGGACGATCCGGCAGTGGGTCATCGACGAAATCAAGCACTACTACCACGGCTTCAGGCTGCTGTGGATCGACACCACCATTGCAGGACGCATGTTCTGGAAGATCCTGAATGGGAATCCTCTGTCTCGCCGTGAAAGGAGACAA TTCCTCAGAACGTGTGCAGACGTTTTCAGACTGCTGCCTTTCCTGGTGTTCATCATCGTCCCGTTCATGGAGTTCCTCCTTCCTGTGGCGTTGAAGCTGTTCCCCAACATGCTGCCTTCCACCTTTGAAACCCAGTCGAAGAAG GAGGAGAGGTTGAAGAAGGAGCTCAGAGTCAAACTGGAGATGGCCAAGTTCTTACAGGACACCATCGAGGAGATTGCACTGAGGAACAAGGCTGCCCAGGGCAACGTGACCGAGGAGTTCTCCACCTTCTTCCAAAAG ATCCGGGACTCTGGAGAACGTCCCAGTAACGAGCAGATCATAAAGTTCTCCAAACTGTTTGAGGACGAGCTGACTCTGGACAACCTGACCCGACCTCAGCTGGTGGCTCTCTGCCGCCTCCTGGAGCTCCAGTCCATTGGAACCAACAACTTCCTGCGCTTTCAGCTTATCATGAAGCTGAGGGCCATCCATGCTGATGACAAG CTCATAGCAGAAGAAGGAATAGAGAGTATGAGCGTGACCGAAGTGCAGTCGGCCTGTCGCGTTAGAGGCATGAGATCTCTAGGAGTCACAGAGGAACGACTGAGGGAGCAACTCAGCCAG tggttGGACCTGCATCTGAACCAGCAGATCCCcacatctctgctgctgctgtcccgAGCCATGTTCCTCCCTGACACTCTGTCTCCAGCGGATCAGCTCAAAACTACACTGCAAACCCTTCCTGAGATGGTG aCCAAAGAGGCCCAGGTGAAGGTGGCTGAAATCGAGCTCTCCAAAGTGGACAATAAGACCAAACTGGAGACGATGCTGCAGGAGGAGGCGGCAATACGCCAAGACACCAAGGATCGGGAGATGGAGAGGCTGGCTGATGCTGCAGAGAAGGCTGCTAGG GAGGACGAGTTGGAGCTTGAAGTTGACGGTGCGAAGCACAGCGATGCAGAGTCTGCGTTGCTACAAGCTACCAGAGCAGCTCAGTCAGAGACTCTGAGGGACACAGCTCCTGTTATAGAGGGAAGCAAG GATGAGGAGATAACCAAAGAAGAGATCCACCTTCTGAGTGACGCCTGCTCTAAGCTGAAGGAGCAGAAGAAGCTGCTGACTCTGGAGAAAGAGGaactggaggagctgaaggatGACGTCCAGGAGTACAACGAG GATCTGGAGGAGATCAAAAAGGAATTTTCCAAGACCGGTCAGGAGAAGGCCTTGAAAGAATCGAAGGCCAGCAAGCGTTTGTCTAAGAGAGTCACCCGCATGATCGGTCGCATTGATAAGATCATTGGGGAGCTGGAGAAGGACAAAGTCATGCTGGACGGGCAGGCGGAAAGCGGAACCACTCTGCCTGTTGG ATTATTCTTCACTAAGTATAGCGATGCCGTGAG TCTGTTCTACACCTTCAGGGAGAACCTGATCGGCATCGACGAGCTCATCAACGTCATGCGGCAGATCCAGAACATTCCAGAGGACAAGCTGCAGAGGATCGCAAAAGCCCTGGACGACAACAAGGACGGAAAGATCGACATCGACGACGCCATCAAA ATGGTGGAACTGATCGACAAGGAAGACATCGACATCTCTACTTCGCAGCTGGCTGACATCATGGTCATGCTGCAGAAGGAAGAGAAGCTGATGGAGAAGGAGAAGGCCAAAGACAAAGCTGAGAAGGAGCAGGCAGCCAAACTCAACAGCTAA
- the letm1 gene encoding mitochondrial proton/calcium exchanger protein isoform X6 — protein sequence MALILFTRSRTPLMKTSRSLKNEFRKGKLQDGSCFNCTTLRLTSQKLDVLQLGSLARVFSVSPSPPLSEEYMATCQNLDPQRPYCAFAVASSSPAWRTTGRYFPGVRWIHTSRRRWDDSKLEKSLKSLKDRKMKLEEGGPVYSPTLDAEPVRRTIRQWVIDEIKHYYHGFRLLWIDTTIAGRMFWKILNGNPLSRRERRQFLRTCADVFRLLPFLVFIIVPFMEFLLPVALKLFPNMLPSTFETQSKKEERLKKELRVKLEMAKFLQDTIEEIALRNKAAQGNVTEEFSTFFQKIRDSGERPSNEQIIKFSKLFEDELTLDNLTRPQLVALCRLLELQSIGTNNFLRFQLIMKLRAIHADDKLIAEEGIESMSVTEVQSACRVRGMRSLGVTEERLREQLSQWLDLHLNQQIPTSLLLLSRAMFLPDTLSPADQLKTTLQTLPEMVTKEAQVKVAEIELSKVDNKTKLETMLQEEAAIRQDTKDREMERLADAAEKAAREDELELEVDGAKHSDAESALLQATRAAQSETLRDTAPVIEGSKDEEITKEEIHLLSDACSKLKEQKKLLTLEKEELEELKDDVQEYNEDLEEIKKEFSKTGQEKALKESKASKRLSKRVTRMIGRIDKIIGELEKDKVMLDGQAESGTTLPVGENLIGIDELINVMRQIQNIPEDKLQRIAKALDDNKDGKIDIDDAIKMVELIDKEDIDISTSQLADIMVMLQKEEKLMEKEKAKDKAEKEQAAKLNS from the exons ATGGCGTTAATCCTGTTTACGAGGTCCCGGACACCTTTAATGAAAACGTCCCGGTCGTTAAAGAACGAATTCCGGAAAG GTAAACTACAGGATGGTTCCTGTTTCAACTGCACGACTCTCAGACTCACCAGTCAAAA GCTTGACGTGCTCCAGCTCGGCAGCTTGGCCCGTGTCTTCTCCGTCAGCCCGTCCCCCCCCCTGTCCGAGGAATACATGGCAACCTGTCAGAATCTGGACCCACAGCGACCTTACTGTGCATTTGCCGTGGCTTCCTCCAGTCCGGCCTGGCGTACGACAGGCCGGTACTTCCCGGGCGTCAGGTGGATACACACCTCAAGGAGACGATGGGATGACTCAAAGCTGGAGAAATCCCTAAAATCCTTAAAAGACAGGAAAATGAAGCTGGAGGAAGGCGGGCCAGTGTACAGCCCCACGCTGGACGCTGAACCCGTCAGACGGACGATCCGGCAGTGGGTCATCGACGAAATCAAGCACTACTACCACGGCTTCAGGCTGCTGTGGATCGACACCACCATTGCAGGACGCATGTTCTGGAAGATCCTGAATGGGAATCCTCTGTCTCGCCGTGAAAGGAGACAA TTCCTCAGAACGTGTGCAGACGTTTTCAGACTGCTGCCTTTCCTGGTGTTCATCATCGTCCCGTTCATGGAGTTCCTCCTTCCTGTGGCGTTGAAGCTGTTCCCCAACATGCTGCCTTCCACCTTTGAAACCCAGTCGAAGAAG GAGGAGAGGTTGAAGAAGGAGCTCAGAGTCAAACTGGAGATGGCCAAGTTCTTACAGGACACCATCGAGGAGATTGCACTGAGGAACAAGGCTGCCCAGGGCAACGTGACCGAGGAGTTCTCCACCTTCTTCCAAAAG ATCCGGGACTCTGGAGAACGTCCCAGTAACGAGCAGATCATAAAGTTCTCCAAACTGTTTGAGGACGAGCTGACTCTGGACAACCTGACCCGACCTCAGCTGGTGGCTCTCTGCCGCCTCCTGGAGCTCCAGTCCATTGGAACCAACAACTTCCTGCGCTTTCAGCTTATCATGAAGCTGAGGGCCATCCATGCTGATGACAAG CTCATAGCAGAAGAAGGAATAGAGAGTATGAGCGTGACCGAAGTGCAGTCGGCCTGTCGCGTTAGAGGCATGAGATCTCTAGGAGTCACAGAGGAACGACTGAGGGAGCAACTCAGCCAG tggttGGACCTGCATCTGAACCAGCAGATCCCcacatctctgctgctgctgtcccgAGCCATGTTCCTCCCTGACACTCTGTCTCCAGCGGATCAGCTCAAAACTACACTGCAAACCCTTCCTGAGATGGTG aCCAAAGAGGCCCAGGTGAAGGTGGCTGAAATCGAGCTCTCCAAAGTGGACAATAAGACCAAACTGGAGACGATGCTGCAGGAGGAGGCGGCAATACGCCAAGACACCAAGGATCGGGAGATGGAGAGGCTGGCTGATGCTGCAGAGAAGGCTGCTAGG GAGGACGAGTTGGAGCTTGAAGTTGACGGTGCGAAGCACAGCGATGCAGAGTCTGCGTTGCTACAAGCTACCAGAGCAGCTCAGTCAGAGACTCTGAGGGACACAGCTCCTGTTATAGAGGGAAGCAAG GATGAGGAGATAACCAAAGAAGAGATCCACCTTCTGAGTGACGCCTGCTCTAAGCTGAAGGAGCAGAAGAAGCTGCTGACTCTGGAGAAAGAGGaactggaggagctgaaggatGACGTCCAGGAGTACAACGAG GATCTGGAGGAGATCAAAAAGGAATTTTCCAAGACCGGTCAGGAGAAGGCCTTGAAAGAATCGAAGGCCAGCAAGCGTTTGTCTAAGAGAGTCACCCGCATGATCGGTCGCATTGATAAGATCATTGGGGAGCTGGAGAAGGACAAAGTCATGCTGGACGGGCAGGCGGAAAGCGGAACCACTCTGCCTGTTGG GGAGAACCTGATCGGCATCGACGAGCTCATCAACGTCATGCGGCAGATCCAGAACATTCCAGAGGACAAGCTGCAGAGGATCGCAAAAGCCCTGGACGACAACAAGGACGGAAAGATCGACATCGACGACGCCATCAAA ATGGTGGAACTGATCGACAAGGAAGACATCGACATCTCTACTTCGCAGCTGGCTGACATCATGGTCATGCTGCAGAAGGAAGAGAAGCTGATGGAGAAGGAGAAGGCCAAAGACAAAGCTGAGAAGGAGCAGGCAGCCAAACTCAACAGCTAA
- the letm1 gene encoding mitochondrial proton/calcium exchanger protein isoform X5, translating into MALILFTRSRTPLMKTSRSLKNEFRKGKGKLQDGSCFNCTTLRLTSQKLDVLQLGSLARVFSVSPSPPLSEEYMATCQNLDPQRPYCAFAVASSSPAWRTTGRYFPGVRWIHTSRRRWDDSKLEKSLKSLKDRKMKLEEGGPVYSPTLDAEPVRRTIRQWVIDEIKHYYHGFRLLWIDTTIAGRMFWKILNGNPLSRRERRQFLRTCADVFRLLPFLVFIIVPFMEFLLPVALKLFPNMLPSTFETQSKKEERLKKELRVKLEMAKFLQDTIEEIALRNKAAQGNVTEEFSTFFQKIRDSGERPSNEQIIKFSKLFEDELTLDNLTRPQLVALCRLLELQSIGTNNFLRFQLIMKLRAIHADDKLIAEEGIESMSVTEVQSACRVRGMRSLGVTEERLREQLSQWLDLHLNQQIPTSLLLLSRAMFLPDTLSPADQLKTTLQTLPEMVTKEAQVKVAEIELSKVDNKTKLETMLQEEAAIRQDTKDREMERLADAAEKAAREDELELEVDGAKHSDAESALLQATRAAQSETLRDTAPVIEGSKDEEITKEEIHLLSDACSKLKEQKKLLTLEKEELEELKDDVQEYNEDLEEIKKEFSKTGQEKALKESKASKRLSKRVTRMIGRIDKIIGELEKDKVMLDGQAESGTTLPVGENLIGIDELINVMRQIQNIPEDKLQRIAKALDDNKDGKIDIDDAIKMVELIDKEDIDISTSQLADIMVMLQKEEKLMEKEKAKDKAEKEQAAKLNS; encoded by the exons ATGGCGTTAATCCTGTTTACGAGGTCCCGGACACCTTTAATGAAAACGTCCCGGTCGTTAAAGAACGAATTCCGGAAAGGTAAAG GTAAACTACAGGATGGTTCCTGTTTCAACTGCACGACTCTCAGACTCACCAGTCAAAA GCTTGACGTGCTCCAGCTCGGCAGCTTGGCCCGTGTCTTCTCCGTCAGCCCGTCCCCCCCCCTGTCCGAGGAATACATGGCAACCTGTCAGAATCTGGACCCACAGCGACCTTACTGTGCATTTGCCGTGGCTTCCTCCAGTCCGGCCTGGCGTACGACAGGCCGGTACTTCCCGGGCGTCAGGTGGATACACACCTCAAGGAGACGATGGGATGACTCAAAGCTGGAGAAATCCCTAAAATCCTTAAAAGACAGGAAAATGAAGCTGGAGGAAGGCGGGCCAGTGTACAGCCCCACGCTGGACGCTGAACCCGTCAGACGGACGATCCGGCAGTGGGTCATCGACGAAATCAAGCACTACTACCACGGCTTCAGGCTGCTGTGGATCGACACCACCATTGCAGGACGCATGTTCTGGAAGATCCTGAATGGGAATCCTCTGTCTCGCCGTGAAAGGAGACAA TTCCTCAGAACGTGTGCAGACGTTTTCAGACTGCTGCCTTTCCTGGTGTTCATCATCGTCCCGTTCATGGAGTTCCTCCTTCCTGTGGCGTTGAAGCTGTTCCCCAACATGCTGCCTTCCACCTTTGAAACCCAGTCGAAGAAG GAGGAGAGGTTGAAGAAGGAGCTCAGAGTCAAACTGGAGATGGCCAAGTTCTTACAGGACACCATCGAGGAGATTGCACTGAGGAACAAGGCTGCCCAGGGCAACGTGACCGAGGAGTTCTCCACCTTCTTCCAAAAG ATCCGGGACTCTGGAGAACGTCCCAGTAACGAGCAGATCATAAAGTTCTCCAAACTGTTTGAGGACGAGCTGACTCTGGACAACCTGACCCGACCTCAGCTGGTGGCTCTCTGCCGCCTCCTGGAGCTCCAGTCCATTGGAACCAACAACTTCCTGCGCTTTCAGCTTATCATGAAGCTGAGGGCCATCCATGCTGATGACAAG CTCATAGCAGAAGAAGGAATAGAGAGTATGAGCGTGACCGAAGTGCAGTCGGCCTGTCGCGTTAGAGGCATGAGATCTCTAGGAGTCACAGAGGAACGACTGAGGGAGCAACTCAGCCAG tggttGGACCTGCATCTGAACCAGCAGATCCCcacatctctgctgctgctgtcccgAGCCATGTTCCTCCCTGACACTCTGTCTCCAGCGGATCAGCTCAAAACTACACTGCAAACCCTTCCTGAGATGGTG aCCAAAGAGGCCCAGGTGAAGGTGGCTGAAATCGAGCTCTCCAAAGTGGACAATAAGACCAAACTGGAGACGATGCTGCAGGAGGAGGCGGCAATACGCCAAGACACCAAGGATCGGGAGATGGAGAGGCTGGCTGATGCTGCAGAGAAGGCTGCTAGG GAGGACGAGTTGGAGCTTGAAGTTGACGGTGCGAAGCACAGCGATGCAGAGTCTGCGTTGCTACAAGCTACCAGAGCAGCTCAGTCAGAGACTCTGAGGGACACAGCTCCTGTTATAGAGGGAAGCAAG GATGAGGAGATAACCAAAGAAGAGATCCACCTTCTGAGTGACGCCTGCTCTAAGCTGAAGGAGCAGAAGAAGCTGCTGACTCTGGAGAAAGAGGaactggaggagctgaaggatGACGTCCAGGAGTACAACGAG GATCTGGAGGAGATCAAAAAGGAATTTTCCAAGACCGGTCAGGAGAAGGCCTTGAAAGAATCGAAGGCCAGCAAGCGTTTGTCTAAGAGAGTCACCCGCATGATCGGTCGCATTGATAAGATCATTGGGGAGCTGGAGAAGGACAAAGTCATGCTGGACGGGCAGGCGGAAAGCGGAACCACTCTGCCTGTTGG GGAGAACCTGATCGGCATCGACGAGCTCATCAACGTCATGCGGCAGATCCAGAACATTCCAGAGGACAAGCTGCAGAGGATCGCAAAAGCCCTGGACGACAACAAGGACGGAAAGATCGACATCGACGACGCCATCAAA ATGGTGGAACTGATCGACAAGGAAGACATCGACATCTCTACTTCGCAGCTGGCTGACATCATGGTCATGCTGCAGAAGGAAGAGAAGCTGATGGAGAAGGAGAAGGCCAAAGACAAAGCTGAGAAGGAGCAGGCAGCCAAACTCAACAGCTAA
- the letm1 gene encoding mitochondrial proton/calcium exchanger protein isoform X1, with the protein MALILFTRSRTPLMKTSRSLKNEFRKGKGKLQDGSCFNCTTLRLTSQKLDVLQLGSLARVFSVSPSPPLSEEYMATCQNLDPQRPYCAFAVASSSPAWRTTGRYFPGVRWIHTSRRRWDDSKLEKSLKSLKDRKMKLEEGGPVYSPTLDAEPVRRTIRQWVIDEIKHYYHGFRLLWIDTTIAGRMFWKILNGNPLSRRERRQFLRTCADVFRLLPFLVFIIVPFMEFLLPVALKLFPNMLPSTFETQSKKEERLKKELRVKLEMAKFLQDTIEEIALRNKAAQGNVTEEFSTFFQKIRDSGERPSNEQIIKFSKLFEDELTLDNLTRPQLVALCRLLELQSIGTNNFLRFQLIMKLRAIHADDKLIAEEGIESMSVTEVQSACRVRGMRSLGVTEERLREQLSQWLDLHLNQQIPTSLLLLSRAMFLPDTLSPADQLKTTLQTLPEMVTKEAQVKVAEIELSKVDNKTKLETMLQEEAAIRQDTKDREMERLADAAEKAAREDELELEVDGAKHSDAESALLQATRAAQSETLRDTAPVIEGSKDEEITKEEIHLLSDACSKLKEQKKLLTLEKEELEELKDDVQEYNEDLEEIKKEFSKTGQEKALKESKASKRLSKRVTRMIGRIDKIIGELEKDKVMLDGQAESGTTLPVGLFFTKYSDAVSLFYTFRENLIGIDELINVMRQIQNIPEDKLQRIAKALDDNKDGKIDIDDAIKMVELIDKEDIDISTSQLADIMVMLQKEEKLMEKEKAKDKAEKEQAAKLNS; encoded by the exons ATGGCGTTAATCCTGTTTACGAGGTCCCGGACACCTTTAATGAAAACGTCCCGGTCGTTAAAGAACGAATTCCGGAAAGGTAAAG GTAAACTACAGGATGGTTCCTGTTTCAACTGCACGACTCTCAGACTCACCAGTCAAAA GCTTGACGTGCTCCAGCTCGGCAGCTTGGCCCGTGTCTTCTCCGTCAGCCCGTCCCCCCCCCTGTCCGAGGAATACATGGCAACCTGTCAGAATCTGGACCCACAGCGACCTTACTGTGCATTTGCCGTGGCTTCCTCCAGTCCGGCCTGGCGTACGACAGGCCGGTACTTCCCGGGCGTCAGGTGGATACACACCTCAAGGAGACGATGGGATGACTCAAAGCTGGAGAAATCCCTAAAATCCTTAAAAGACAGGAAAATGAAGCTGGAGGAAGGCGGGCCAGTGTACAGCCCCACGCTGGACGCTGAACCCGTCAGACGGACGATCCGGCAGTGGGTCATCGACGAAATCAAGCACTACTACCACGGCTTCAGGCTGCTGTGGATCGACACCACCATTGCAGGACGCATGTTCTGGAAGATCCTGAATGGGAATCCTCTGTCTCGCCGTGAAAGGAGACAA TTCCTCAGAACGTGTGCAGACGTTTTCAGACTGCTGCCTTTCCTGGTGTTCATCATCGTCCCGTTCATGGAGTTCCTCCTTCCTGTGGCGTTGAAGCTGTTCCCCAACATGCTGCCTTCCACCTTTGAAACCCAGTCGAAGAAG GAGGAGAGGTTGAAGAAGGAGCTCAGAGTCAAACTGGAGATGGCCAAGTTCTTACAGGACACCATCGAGGAGATTGCACTGAGGAACAAGGCTGCCCAGGGCAACGTGACCGAGGAGTTCTCCACCTTCTTCCAAAAG ATCCGGGACTCTGGAGAACGTCCCAGTAACGAGCAGATCATAAAGTTCTCCAAACTGTTTGAGGACGAGCTGACTCTGGACAACCTGACCCGACCTCAGCTGGTGGCTCTCTGCCGCCTCCTGGAGCTCCAGTCCATTGGAACCAACAACTTCCTGCGCTTTCAGCTTATCATGAAGCTGAGGGCCATCCATGCTGATGACAAG CTCATAGCAGAAGAAGGAATAGAGAGTATGAGCGTGACCGAAGTGCAGTCGGCCTGTCGCGTTAGAGGCATGAGATCTCTAGGAGTCACAGAGGAACGACTGAGGGAGCAACTCAGCCAG tggttGGACCTGCATCTGAACCAGCAGATCCCcacatctctgctgctgctgtcccgAGCCATGTTCCTCCCTGACACTCTGTCTCCAGCGGATCAGCTCAAAACTACACTGCAAACCCTTCCTGAGATGGTG aCCAAAGAGGCCCAGGTGAAGGTGGCTGAAATCGAGCTCTCCAAAGTGGACAATAAGACCAAACTGGAGACGATGCTGCAGGAGGAGGCGGCAATACGCCAAGACACCAAGGATCGGGAGATGGAGAGGCTGGCTGATGCTGCAGAGAAGGCTGCTAGG GAGGACGAGTTGGAGCTTGAAGTTGACGGTGCGAAGCACAGCGATGCAGAGTCTGCGTTGCTACAAGCTACCAGAGCAGCTCAGTCAGAGACTCTGAGGGACACAGCTCCTGTTATAGAGGGAAGCAAG GATGAGGAGATAACCAAAGAAGAGATCCACCTTCTGAGTGACGCCTGCTCTAAGCTGAAGGAGCAGAAGAAGCTGCTGACTCTGGAGAAAGAGGaactggaggagctgaaggatGACGTCCAGGAGTACAACGAG GATCTGGAGGAGATCAAAAAGGAATTTTCCAAGACCGGTCAGGAGAAGGCCTTGAAAGAATCGAAGGCCAGCAAGCGTTTGTCTAAGAGAGTCACCCGCATGATCGGTCGCATTGATAAGATCATTGGGGAGCTGGAGAAGGACAAAGTCATGCTGGACGGGCAGGCGGAAAGCGGAACCACTCTGCCTGTTGG ATTATTCTTCACTAAGTATAGCGATGCCGTGAG TCTGTTCTACACCTTCAGGGAGAACCTGATCGGCATCGACGAGCTCATCAACGTCATGCGGCAGATCCAGAACATTCCAGAGGACAAGCTGCAGAGGATCGCAAAAGCCCTGGACGACAACAAGGACGGAAAGATCGACATCGACGACGCCATCAAA ATGGTGGAACTGATCGACAAGGAAGACATCGACATCTCTACTTCGCAGCTGGCTGACATCATGGTCATGCTGCAGAAGGAAGAGAAGCTGATGGAGAAGGAGAAGGCCAAAGACAAAGCTGAGAAGGAGCAGGCAGCCAAACTCAACAGCTAA